From one Tsukamurella tyrosinosolvens genomic stretch:
- a CDS encoding circularly permuted type 2 ATP-grasp protein yields MFADDGTVRTPYKRIFGALSSADESDLAARVDALGAAFIDQGITFSLEGRERPFPLDLVPRVIAAAEWNRLEKGIKQRVQALEMFLDDIYSEQEILRDGVVPKRLVTSCAHFHRQAAGIRPPNGVRIHVAGIDLIRDAEGTFRVLEDNLRSPSGVSYVMENRRTMAQVFPDLFQRHRVRAVADYSSHLLRALRRSAASNEADPTVVVLTPGMANSAYFEHSLLARQMGVELVEGRDLFCRDNVVYMRTTSGEQQVDVIYRRIDDEFLDPMQFLPNSVLGVAGLLNAARAGNVVISSAVGNGVADDKLTYTYVPDIIDYYLGEKPMLQNVDTLRCWLDDEREEVLDRIDELVIKPVEGSGGYGIVFGPDASEKELATMRRKVVADPRGWIAQPVMQLSTVPTKIGEQARPRHVDLRPFAVNDGDDVWVLPGGLTRVALPEGSLVVNSSQGGGSKDTWVLAARSSAAEAELEGVEVVPSRDLAEQQQVELGPELSSQDQQQQQAREEVRDARP; encoded by the coding sequence ATGTTCGCCGACGACGGCACCGTCCGCACCCCGTACAAGCGGATCTTCGGCGCCCTCTCCTCGGCCGACGAGTCGGACCTGGCGGCCCGCGTCGACGCCCTCGGCGCCGCCTTCATCGACCAGGGCATCACCTTCTCGCTGGAGGGTCGTGAGCGGCCGTTCCCACTCGACCTGGTGCCGCGGGTCATCGCCGCCGCGGAGTGGAACCGCCTGGAGAAGGGCATCAAGCAGCGCGTGCAGGCGCTGGAGATGTTCCTCGACGACATCTACTCGGAGCAGGAGATCCTGCGCGACGGCGTCGTGCCGAAGCGGCTGGTCACCTCCTGCGCCCACTTCCACCGGCAGGCCGCGGGCATCCGGCCGCCCAACGGCGTGCGCATCCACGTCGCGGGCATCGACCTCATCCGCGATGCGGAGGGCACCTTCCGCGTCCTCGAGGACAACCTGCGGTCCCCGTCGGGCGTGAGTTACGTCATGGAGAACCGCCGGACGATGGCACAGGTCTTCCCGGACCTGTTCCAGCGGCACCGCGTGCGCGCCGTCGCCGACTACAGCTCCCACCTGCTGCGCGCGCTGCGCCGCTCCGCCGCCTCCAACGAGGCCGACCCCACGGTGGTCGTGCTCACCCCGGGCATGGCGAACTCGGCGTACTTCGAGCACTCGCTGCTCGCCCGGCAGATGGGCGTCGAGCTGGTCGAGGGCCGCGACCTCTTCTGCCGCGACAACGTGGTCTACATGCGCACGACGAGCGGTGAGCAGCAGGTCGACGTGATCTACCGCCGCATCGACGACGAGTTCCTCGACCCGATGCAGTTCCTCCCCAACTCGGTGCTCGGCGTCGCGGGCCTGCTCAACGCCGCCCGCGCGGGCAACGTCGTGATCAGCTCCGCGGTCGGCAACGGCGTCGCGGACGACAAGCTGACCTACACGTACGTCCCCGACATCATCGACTACTACCTCGGCGAGAAGCCGATGCTGCAGAACGTCGACACCCTGCGCTGCTGGCTCGACGACGAGCGGGAGGAGGTGCTCGACCGGATCGACGAGCTGGTGATCAAGCCCGTCGAGGGCTCCGGCGGCTACGGCATCGTCTTCGGCCCCGACGCGAGCGAGAAGGAGCTCGCGACGATGCGCCGCAAGGTCGTCGCCGATCCGCGCGGCTGGATCGCGCAGCCGGTCATGCAGCTGTCGACGGTGCCCACCAAGATCGGCGAGCAGGCTCGCCCGCGGCACGTCGACCTGCGGCCGTTCGCGGTCAACGACGGCGACGACGTGTGGGTGCTGCCCGGCGGCCTCACCCGCGTCGCGCTGCCCGAGGGCTCGCTCGTCGTGAACTCGAGCCAGGGCGGCGGCTCCAAGGACACCTGGGTGCTCGCGGCCCGGTCGTCGGCCGCCGAGGCGGAACTCGAAGGCGTGGAGGTGGTCCCGAGCCGGGACCTCGCCGAGCAGCAGCAGGTGGAGCTCGGGCCCGAGCTCAGCTCGCAGGACCAACAGCAACAGCAGGCACGAGAGGAGGTCCGTGATGCTCGCCCGTAA
- the rpsT gene encoding 30S ribosomal protein S20, giving the protein MANIKSQIKRIKTNERNRLRNQSAKSSLRTAIRHFREAIEAGDKAKAGELLVSTSRQLDKAASAGVIHANQAANKKSALSLALNKL; this is encoded by the coding sequence GTGGCCAACATCAAGTCCCAGATCAAGCGGATCAAGACCAACGAGCGCAACCGCCTGCGCAACCAGTCGGCGAAGTCGTCGCTGCGTACCGCCATCCGCCACTTCCGCGAGGCCATCGAGGCCGGGGACAAGGCCAAGGCCGGCGAGCTCCTGGTGAGCACCAGCCGCCAGCTCGACAAGGCCGCCAGCGCCGGCGTCATCCACGCCAACCAGGCCGCCAACAAGAAGTCGGCCCTCTCGCTGGCTCTCAACAAGCTCTGA
- the holA gene encoding DNA polymerase III subunit delta → MVVGTEGLLVERAVSAIVESARTAAGDGGMGLPGGAGDAVPVTRIRAGDVDQSELVELLSPSLFAEERIVVLESAGEAGKAPVDLIVEAAKNPPDGITLVIEHSGGGRAKSMVAALKKAGAELVEVPTITSARDRADFAKSEFRAQKVRVSDELVDLLVDSVGKDLRELAAAIAQLVADTGGRVDLAAVHRYYAGRAEVTGFEIADKAVAGQVAAALEALRWAQHRGTPHVLIADALADAVHSVARIRGLGRTPDQYRDAGELGMAPWKVKKMTQVARRWRAENVAGALQAVAAANADVKGQAADPDYALEIAVRRVATLAG, encoded by the coding sequence GTGGTGGTGGGGACCGAGGGCCTCCTGGTGGAGCGGGCGGTCTCGGCGATCGTCGAGTCGGCGCGCACGGCCGCAGGAGACGGGGGCATGGGGCTGCCGGGCGGCGCGGGTGACGCCGTGCCGGTCACCCGGATCCGCGCCGGCGACGTCGACCAGTCCGAGCTCGTGGAGCTGCTGAGCCCGTCGCTGTTCGCCGAGGAGCGCATCGTCGTCCTCGAGTCCGCGGGCGAGGCCGGTAAGGCCCCGGTCGATCTGATCGTCGAGGCGGCGAAGAACCCGCCGGACGGCATCACCCTCGTGATCGAGCACAGCGGCGGCGGCCGGGCGAAGTCGATGGTCGCCGCACTGAAGAAGGCCGGCGCGGAGCTGGTCGAGGTGCCCACCATCACGTCCGCGCGCGACCGCGCGGACTTCGCCAAGTCCGAGTTCCGGGCGCAGAAGGTGCGCGTCTCCGACGAGCTGGTGGACCTGCTGGTGGACTCCGTGGGCAAGGACCTGCGCGAGCTCGCCGCGGCGATCGCGCAACTCGTCGCCGACACGGGCGGCCGCGTCGACCTTGCCGCGGTGCACCGCTACTACGCGGGCCGCGCCGAGGTCACCGGATTCGAGATCGCCGACAAGGCCGTCGCCGGGCAGGTCGCGGCGGCGCTGGAGGCCCTGCGGTGGGCCCAGCACCGCGGTACGCCGCACGTGCTCATCGCCGACGCGCTCGCGGACGCGGTGCACTCCGTCGCGCGCATCCGCGGCCTCGGCCGCACCCCCGATCAGTACCGGGACGCGGGGGAGCTGGGCATGGCGCCGTGGAAGGTGAAGAAGATGACGCAGGTCGCGCGACGGTGGCGTGCCGAGAACGTCGCCGGGGCGCTGCAGGCCGTCGCCGCGGCCAACGCCGACGTGAAGGGCCAGGCGGCGGATCCGGACTACGCGCTGGAGATCGCGGTCCGCAGGGTCGCCACGCTCGCGGGCTGA
- a CDS encoding ComEC/Rec2 family competence protein — protein sequence MHERLDLRLLPAAIACWAAAAVALNSAAAAWWVTAGLAAVAVGAAVFRRRDPRPLAQAVCLVVAAAAGLGAGVAASVAVRVHDRERAAIADFDGAGAVEVVLEVDEWPRQRSGDPGGHLDASRVLVPATALAVGTDAVVPARGGVLLLGATQDLGGLVPGETVSIRATVLRSTRPGLVAAVLVGSGEPTVLSRAPPYFRAAAAVRRALAAVAAEALPVDAAGLLPALVLGDESATLPTVRGDFQDSGLTHLTAVSGANFAIIALCVLGLCAAAGLPLAARAAVTTVAIVAFVGLVGPTGSVVRAAVMGLVGVAALALRRGRQPLVALFAAVIVLMLVRPALARDIGFALSVAATAGLVLWSPVVRDRLVASRVPDTLAGLLAVTLVAQVVTLPLVIAFSGRVPLGGVAANLLAGPVIPVITVVGTLAAVAAPIAAPAAALAVRATGPELWWVIAVARWCARIGVVAVPGGAGTGVALVVACVVVGGVWKYGSRGGQRARTRGGGDRGPPGGAGGLGDRRVGAHGRRRRGHGAAGRRG from the coding sequence GTGCACGAGCGGCTCGACCTGCGGCTGCTCCCGGCGGCTATCGCCTGCTGGGCGGCCGCCGCGGTCGCCCTGAACTCCGCCGCCGCGGCGTGGTGGGTGACGGCGGGGCTGGCGGCGGTGGCGGTGGGCGCCGCGGTGTTCCGGCGGCGCGATCCACGGCCGCTGGCGCAGGCGGTGTGCCTGGTGGTGGCCGCCGCGGCGGGGTTGGGCGCGGGCGTCGCCGCCTCGGTCGCCGTGCGCGTGCACGACCGGGAACGCGCCGCGATCGCCGACTTCGACGGCGCGGGCGCGGTCGAGGTGGTGCTCGAGGTCGACGAGTGGCCGCGGCAGCGCTCCGGCGATCCGGGCGGGCACCTCGACGCCTCGCGGGTCCTCGTGCCCGCGACGGCCCTGGCGGTTGGAACCGATGCCGTCGTGCCCGCGCGCGGGGGAGTGCTCCTCCTCGGCGCGACGCAGGACCTCGGCGGCCTCGTGCCCGGCGAGACGGTCTCGATCCGCGCGACGGTGCTGCGGAGCACGCGGCCGGGCCTCGTGGCCGCAGTGCTCGTCGGGTCGGGGGAGCCGACGGTGCTCAGCCGCGCGCCGCCGTACTTCCGGGCGGCCGCGGCGGTCCGTCGCGCGCTGGCGGCGGTGGCCGCTGAGGCGCTGCCGGTCGACGCGGCAGGGCTCCTGCCCGCACTCGTGCTGGGCGACGAGTCCGCGACGCTACCGACGGTGCGCGGCGACTTCCAGGACTCCGGCCTCACCCACCTGACGGCGGTGAGCGGCGCCAACTTCGCGATCATCGCGCTGTGCGTGCTCGGGCTGTGCGCGGCGGCGGGCCTGCCGCTCGCGGCGCGGGCCGCGGTGACGACGGTGGCGATCGTCGCCTTCGTCGGGTTGGTGGGTCCGACCGGATCGGTGGTGCGGGCCGCGGTGATGGGGCTCGTCGGGGTGGCCGCGCTGGCGTTGCGGCGCGGCCGGCAGCCGCTCGTCGCCCTGTTCGCGGCGGTCATCGTGCTGATGCTGGTGCGGCCGGCGCTGGCCCGCGACATCGGCTTCGCGCTCTCGGTGGCGGCGACGGCCGGGCTGGTGCTGTGGTCGCCCGTGGTCCGCGACCGCCTGGTCGCGTCGCGGGTGCCGGACACCCTCGCCGGCCTGCTCGCGGTCACACTGGTCGCTCAGGTGGTGACGCTGCCGCTCGTCATCGCCTTCTCGGGCCGCGTGCCGCTGGGCGGGGTGGCGGCGAACCTGCTGGCCGGGCCGGTGATCCCGGTCATCACGGTCGTGGGGACCCTCGCCGCCGTGGCGGCCCCGATCGCGGCCCCGGCCGCAGCGCTGGCGGTGCGGGCGACGGGGCCGGAGCTGTGGTGGGTGATCGCGGTCGCGCGGTGGTGCGCGCGGATCGGCGTCGTCGCCGTGCCGGGTGGCGCGGGCACGGGCGTCGCGCTCGTCGTGGCGTGCGTCGTCGTCGGTGGGGTCTGGAAGTATGGGAGCCGTGGTGGACAGCGCGCGCGTACACGTGGTGGTGGGGACCGAGGGCCTCCTGGTGGAGCGGGCGGTCTCGGCGATCGTCGAGTCGGCGCGCACGGCCGCAGGAGACGGGGGCATGGGGCTGCCGGGCGGCGCGGGTGA
- a CDS encoding ComEA family DNA-binding protein, with translation MNGEREAVAGTGVAEEQIFARPAWLEEFAPVRGDGGRDGDAVDGGAAFDGGGAPSRRVRMEDDDFWDDQEPTGWRSTVEKVRTTPRAAVALVVVGVIAAVVAAVAVLGPSREGGGQYPVVDFAGASASVEPTVSSAGSSSAPAGSGAAPGPSAAPSELVVAVVGLVRAPGLHRLRPGARVADALTAARGALGGADTASLNLAQPLRDGDQVVVGVVDAKAGVTLRSSVRSGSAAAATPTPGSGAAGGTATATGTVNINTASATELDRLPGVGAATAAAIIAYRDKNGPFRTVDDLGKVSGIGDAKLAKIKPMATV, from the coding sequence ATGAACGGCGAACGAGAGGCAGTGGCCGGGACCGGCGTCGCGGAGGAGCAGATCTTCGCGCGGCCGGCGTGGCTCGAGGAGTTCGCGCCCGTCCGGGGCGACGGTGGCCGGGACGGCGACGCGGTCGACGGCGGAGCCGCGTTCGACGGCGGGGGCGCGCCGTCGCGACGGGTGCGGATGGAGGACGACGATTTCTGGGACGACCAGGAGCCGACGGGGTGGCGCTCCACGGTCGAGAAGGTCAGGACCACACCGCGCGCCGCGGTGGCACTCGTCGTGGTGGGCGTGATCGCCGCCGTCGTGGCGGCGGTGGCGGTGCTCGGACCGTCGCGCGAGGGCGGCGGGCAGTATCCGGTGGTCGATTTCGCGGGCGCGTCGGCGTCGGTGGAGCCGACCGTGTCGTCGGCGGGCTCGTCGTCGGCGCCGGCGGGGTCCGGTGCCGCGCCCGGGCCGAGCGCGGCACCGTCGGAGCTGGTGGTGGCGGTGGTCGGTCTGGTCCGGGCGCCGGGGCTGCACCGGTTGCGGCCCGGCGCGCGGGTGGCCGACGCGCTGACCGCGGCCCGCGGGGCGCTCGGCGGTGCCGACACCGCGAGCCTGAACCTGGCGCAGCCCCTGCGCGACGGTGATCAGGTGGTCGTCGGCGTGGTGGACGCGAAGGCGGGGGTGACGTTGCGCAGCTCGGTGCGCTCGGGGTCCGCGGCGGCGGCAACGCCGACGCCCGGCTCGGGCGCGGCTGGAGGAACAGCGACTGCGACGGGCACTGTGAACATCAACACCGCGAGCGCGACGGAGCTCGACCGGCTCCCCGGCGTCGGCGCGGCGACCGCCGCCGCGATCATCGCCTACCGCGACAAGAACGGGCCCTTCCGCACCGTCGACGACCTCGGGAAGGTGAGCGGGATCGGGGACGCGAAGCTCGCCAAGATCAAGCCGATGGCCACGGTGTGA
- a CDS encoding DegV family protein: MSVVVVTDASAAIAPERVADMGIRILPLHVLSGESEYIDYGTGYQADRFVKEGVTTSGPSVGEVREVLAAAVAEADGDGVVVITMSSHLSSTYSTAVAQAALMDAGITVVDSRCIDMAMGFGVLEAARLARAGASADEVAEAARQVLDGAEGFFCVATLDHLRAGGRVSALAKLLGGALQIVPVLRLQDGRIVSERKTRTVSRARDQLAALASQHLGNRPARVAVHHVEAPEAAEHVAALVEEEFPQLQELVIGPFGGTIAAHLGPGAVGVAVAPALVDGADPA, from the coding sequence ATGAGCGTCGTCGTGGTGACCGATGCGTCGGCCGCGATCGCGCCCGAGCGGGTCGCCGACATGGGCATCCGCATCCTGCCGCTGCACGTGCTGTCGGGCGAGAGCGAGTACATCGACTACGGCACCGGCTATCAGGCGGACCGGTTCGTCAAGGAGGGCGTGACCACGTCCGGCCCGTCGGTCGGCGAGGTCCGCGAGGTGCTCGCCGCCGCGGTCGCCGAGGCCGACGGCGACGGGGTCGTGGTGATCACGATGAGCTCGCACCTGAGCTCCACGTACTCGACCGCCGTGGCGCAGGCGGCGCTCATGGACGCGGGGATCACCGTGGTCGACTCGCGCTGCATCGACATGGCGATGGGCTTCGGCGTGCTCGAGGCCGCGCGGCTCGCCCGTGCCGGGGCGTCCGCCGACGAGGTCGCCGAGGCCGCGCGCCAGGTACTCGACGGTGCCGAGGGCTTCTTCTGTGTCGCGACACTGGATCATCTGCGGGCCGGCGGCCGGGTGAGCGCCCTGGCGAAGCTGCTCGGCGGCGCCCTGCAGATCGTGCCGGTGCTGCGGCTGCAGGACGGCCGGATCGTCTCCGAGCGCAAGACCCGCACGGTCTCCCGCGCCCGCGATCAGCTCGCGGCGCTCGCCTCGCAGCACCTGGGGAACCGGCCCGCGCGGGTCGCCGTGCACCACGTCGAGGCGCCGGAGGCGGCCGAGCACGTGGCCGCCCTGGTCGAGGAGGAGTTCCCGCAGCTCCAGGAGCTGGTGATCGGCCCGTTCGGCGGCACGATCGCGGCGCATCTCGGCCCCGGCGCGGTGGGCGTCGCGGTCGCTCCGGCGCTGGTCGACGGCGCGGATCCGGCCTAG
- the octT gene encoding diglucosylglycerate octanoyltransferase translates to MSDSPTGTLLVLSDSLGFYGPEGALPTSDPRIWPNLVAAELGLRCELFARVGWTTRDGWWCVTQDPRVWAAVPTVEAAVLALGGMDSLPSPLPTAIREQIRYLRPASLRARARDGYATIQRVFSPVGWPMALPPKVTVDYLGKTYDSLHSLRPEAPIAVLEPPTHRALAYSFAHPGWARTRRAMREWSDGAGVPTVPLRDLCEWSFDLGINNIDGIHWSFEMHEQVAQRVLRALRDEGGAR, encoded by the coding sequence GTGAGCGATTCCCCGACCGGCACGCTCCTGGTGCTCAGCGACTCCCTGGGCTTCTACGGGCCCGAGGGTGCGCTGCCGACCTCCGATCCGCGGATCTGGCCCAACCTGGTGGCCGCGGAGCTGGGGCTGCGCTGCGAGCTGTTCGCCCGCGTCGGGTGGACCACGCGCGACGGCTGGTGGTGCGTGACGCAGGACCCCCGCGTCTGGGCGGCCGTGCCGACCGTCGAGGCGGCGGTGCTGGCACTCGGTGGCATGGATTCGCTGCCCTCGCCGCTGCCGACCGCGATTCGCGAGCAGATCCGCTACCTGCGCCCCGCGTCGCTGCGCGCCCGCGCCCGCGACGGCTACGCCACGATCCAGAGGGTCTTCTCGCCGGTGGGCTGGCCGATGGCGCTGCCGCCGAAGGTCACCGTCGACTACCTCGGCAAGACCTACGACTCGCTCCACTCCCTGCGGCCGGAGGCGCCGATCGCCGTGCTCGAGCCGCCCACGCACCGGGCGCTCGCCTACTCCTTCGCGCACCCCGGGTGGGCGCGCACGCGACGGGCGATGCGGGAGTGGTCCGACGGTGCCGGCGTGCCCACCGTCCCCCTGCGTGACCTGTGCGAGTGGTCGTTCGACCTGGGGATCAATAACATCGACGGGATCCACTGGTCGTTCGAGATGCACGAGCAGGTGGCGCAGCGGGTGCTGCGCGCGCTGCGCGATGAAGGGGGTGCGCGATGA
- a CDS encoding histidine phosphatase family protein, translating into MHVEDGLDSSVERLTPTVRRLILLRHGQTASNAEGRMQGQLDTDLTDLGRRQAAAAADALGDRDPIAIVSSDLRRARDTADALAAVTGGTVETDVRLRETMLGDWQGMTHHEVDAYMPGARRRWRDAPEWAPPGGEARVDVAARSYPLVTELSERLSEWGSSERPVILVAHGGLIAALTARLLDLPVDHWPVLGGLGNCSWVQLSAHGDATRWRLDVWNASSDLDSSTRPAPEVQ; encoded by the coding sequence ATGCACGTGGAGGACGGGCTCGACTCGTCGGTCGAGCGCCTGACCCCGACGGTGCGCCGGCTCATCCTGCTCCGGCACGGCCAGACCGCGTCGAACGCCGAGGGCCGCATGCAGGGCCAGCTCGACACCGACCTCACCGACCTGGGGCGGCGGCAGGCCGCCGCGGCCGCCGACGCGCTCGGCGACCGCGACCCCATCGCCATCGTCAGCTCCGACCTGCGCCGCGCCCGCGACACCGCGGACGCGCTCGCGGCGGTGACCGGCGGCACAGTCGAGACCGATGTCCGGCTGCGGGAGACCATGCTGGGCGACTGGCAGGGCATGACCCACCACGAAGTCGACGCGTACATGCCCGGCGCACGCCGACGGTGGCGCGACGCTCCCGAGTGGGCGCCGCCCGGCGGGGAGGCCCGGGTGGATGTGGCCGCGCGGTCGTACCCTCTGGTGACGGAGCTCAGCGAGCGGCTCTCCGAATGGGGCTCGAGCGAGCGGCCCGTGATCCTGGTCGCGCACGGCGGACTGATCGCGGCCCTGACCGCCCGGCTTCTGGACCTGCCCGTCGACCATTGGCCGGTCCTCGGCGGCCTCGGCAACTGCAGCTGGGTACAACTCTCCGCGCACGGAGACGCGACGCGGTGGCGGCTCGACGTGTGGAACGCCTCCTCGGACCTCGACTCCTCGACCCGGCCCGCCCCCGAGGTCCAGTGA
- the rsfS gene encoding ribosome silencing factor: MTASDQARTLAAVAARAADDKLASDVVVLDVSEQLVLTEAFVIASASNERQVNAIVEEVEDQLREAGVKPTRREGAREGRWALLDFLDIVVHVFHEEEREYYALEKLWKDCPRIEVEGLGEHAPAEGSAGTDGDREGA; the protein is encoded by the coding sequence ATGACCGCATCCGATCAGGCCCGTACCCTCGCCGCCGTCGCGGCCCGTGCGGCCGACGACAAGCTCGCGAGCGACGTCGTCGTGCTCGACGTCTCCGAGCAGCTGGTGCTGACCGAGGCCTTCGTCATCGCCTCGGCGAGCAACGAGCGGCAGGTGAACGCCATCGTCGAGGAGGTCGAGGACCAGCTCCGCGAGGCCGGCGTCAAGCCCACCCGCCGCGAGGGTGCGCGCGAGGGCCGCTGGGCGCTGCTGGACTTCCTCGACATCGTCGTGCACGTCTTCCACGAGGAGGAGCGCGAGTACTACGCCCTCGAGAAGCTGTGGAAGGACTGCCCGCGCATCGAGGTCGAGGGCCTGGGCGAGCACGCCCCGGCCGAGGGTTCCGCGGGCACCGACGGGGACCGCGAGGGCGCCTGA